A window from Candidatus Zixiibacteriota bacterium encodes these proteins:
- a CDS encoding insulinase family protein, whose amino-acid sequence MKKAFLTIIIWLIGILSVMAVNPRDMKFGPLQFKPSEPVRFVADNGMVVYFLEDHQLPVVSAAFYFKGGDIYDSPEKSGLAELTANLMRTGGAGDRTPDQVDQDLDFVAANISFNSGNEVLIVNMNCLRKDIHPVFGILADILIRPMFDSAKFSLEVSNKKDEILRQNDDPGQITRRVYYETVYKGHPYGRGPTLASMGLITRDDVIPQHRMYYTPDNSIVAITGDMTLDEVKALIGKYLKEWAKGTGRPAPPEMAVMKYTPGVYYAERDMNQAHIRIGHLGLDDKNPDRYAMDIMNFALGGGGFSSRMTGLIRTTAGLAYSVGTYSYNRPYGGTFFAYCQTRADATGQALKMMLDIIRQVKNEGITADEMNLARESIINSFVFGYDTPAKIVSDKAYKELMGFPSDQMEKDLAAYHAVTLEDCNRVAREYLKPDSMVIIITGNKEMFDQPLEAFGPVTDVSLEIK is encoded by the coding sequence TGGTGGTTTATTTTCTTGAGGATCACCAGCTCCCGGTGGTTTCCGCCGCTTTCTATTTCAAGGGCGGCGATATCTATGATTCGCCCGAGAAGTCGGGCCTGGCCGAGTTGACCGCCAACCTTATGCGGACCGGTGGAGCCGGGGACCGAACACCTGACCAGGTTGACCAGGACCTTGATTTTGTCGCGGCCAATATCTCTTTCAATTCCGGTAATGAGGTTCTGATAGTCAATATGAACTGCCTGCGCAAAGATATCCATCCGGTCTTCGGCATCCTGGCCGATATCCTGATTCGCCCTATGTTTGATTCCGCCAAGTTCTCGCTGGAAGTTTCGAACAAAAAGGATGAAATCCTCCGCCAGAATGATGATCCCGGTCAAATTACCCGTCGGGTGTACTATGAAACCGTATACAAGGGTCACCCCTACGGCCGGGGACCGACTCTGGCTTCGATGGGACTTATTACTCGCGATGATGTTATCCCCCAGCATCGGATGTACTACACCCCTGATAATAGTATCGTGGCGATTACCGGCGATATGACCCTTGATGAGGTCAAAGCGCTAATCGGAAAATATCTGAAGGAATGGGCAAAAGGAACCGGACGCCCGGCGCCTCCGGAAATGGCCGTCATGAAATATACTCCCGGCGTCTATTACGCCGAGAGGGATATGAATCAGGCTCATATCCGAATCGGGCATCTCGGCCTGGATGATAAAAATCCGGATCGATATGCTATGGATATAATGAATTTCGCTCTTGGCGGCGGCGGTTTCAGTTCCCGCATGACCGGCCTGATCAGGACCACTGCCGGACTGGCCTATTCGGTGGGAACATACTCCTATAATCGGCCCTATGGCGGAACCTTCTTTGCCTATTGCCAGACCCGGGCCGACGCCACCGGGCAGGCCTTGAAAATGATGTTGGATATTATCCGCCAAGTTAAAAACGAAGGTATTACCGCCGACGAGATGAACCTCGCCCGGGAATCAATTATCAATAGCTTTGTCTTCGGATACGATACCCCGGCCAAGATTGTCAGCGATAAAGCCTACAAAGAACTCATGGGATTCCCATCGGACCAGATGGAAAAAGACCTCGCGGCTTACCATGCGGTAACACTTGAAGATTGTAACCGCGTTGCCAGGGAATATTTAAAACCCGATAGTATGGTAATCATCATTACCGGCAATAAAGAAATGTTCGATCAACCGCTGGAAGCCTTTGGACCGGTTACTGATGTTTCGCTGGAAATAAAATAA
- a CDS encoding omptin family outer membrane protease — protein MTKTTRLIILFLLVSVSVSNAGITLKTDLGPIIKRGFGHAEYVMDAYAWSQDEQLYRVKSKLTFPLDFFMAGVEIGIVPQLKSNDKLSFSVGLYTNINNPGGLMKDYDWSAPAGYRLTMWSYTESDADQKALQLDINGRYRVFSWNKVHTYLYTGFRYQKLEQDINGYTGWQLNSDPPPDTVFFSETHYALYYRVTFTSPMIGLIYSIKFTPGTSLDLMAAYSRFYASDYDDHVLRRKVATANGWGNGIYSSILFKTGIFPGLMKVRPFLEISGDVTYLKASMPQTQEWYGDDPISDIDDTGIIIHGIPHDISSFQFWLGLKLGMEFGI, from the coding sequence ATGACCAAAACGACCCGATTAATCATCCTCTTCCTGCTTGTTTCCGTTTCCGTCTCCAATGCCGGAATAACTCTGAAAACCGACCTCGGACCGATAATCAAACGCGGTTTCGGACATGCCGAATACGTGATGGACGCCTATGCCTGGAGCCAGGATGAACAATTATACCGGGTCAAAAGTAAACTCACCTTTCCCCTTGATTTTTTCATGGCCGGGGTGGAAATAGGCATCGTGCCGCAATTGAAATCCAATGACAAGCTATCATTCAGCGTCGGCCTTTATACCAATATCAATAATCCGGGCGGCTTAATGAAAGATTATGATTGGTCTGCCCCGGCCGGGTATCGGCTGACCATGTGGAGTTATACCGAATCCGATGCCGATCAAAAGGCTCTCCAATTAGATATTAACGGACGCTACCGCGTTTTCTCATGGAATAAAGTCCATACTTATCTCTACACCGGATTTCGCTACCAGAAACTGGAACAGGATATTAATGGTTATACCGGATGGCAGCTTAATTCCGATCCGCCTCCCGATACCGTCTTTTTTTCTGAAACCCACTATGCCCTTTATTACCGGGTGACATTTACATCGCCTATGATCGGTCTGATTTACAGCATTAAATTCACGCCGGGGACATCGCTGGATTTGATGGCGGCCTATTCCCGCTTTTATGCCTCCGATTATGATGATCACGTTTTACGCCGCAAGGTGGCCACGGCCAATGGCTGGGGTAACGGTATCTATTCATCGATCCTGTTTAAAACCGGCATTTTCCCCGGACTGATGAAGGTTCGGCCGTTTCTTGAAATTTCCGGAGATGTGACCTATCTCAAGGCATCCATGCCCCAGACCCAGGAATGGTATGGCGATGATCCGATCTCCGATATAGATGATACAGGAATTATTATCCATGGCATCCCCCATGACATTTCCAGTTTTCAATTCTGGCTCGGCCTTAAACTTGGAATGGAATTCGGGATATAA
- a CDS encoding NAD(P)H-hydrate dehydratase, translating to MKLVTADMMRAVDREAIEKRGIPGPELMENAGRGIAERIRDMILDQPKGKRIAVFCGKGNNGGDGFVVGRYLHQYGAAVEIFYPAPPEQFSAEAQLNYDRARELNIKMRGIESTGQLPETLAVDFIVDAVFGTGFSGAPRGLPADFIEYINVQKIPVIAVDCPSGLNVDTGHHEGAAVQARYTFTLALPKVGLYYSPGRELSGYVEVVPIGIPDDVIELFHIRENLITFEIVYSLLPRRKPDGHKGDFGKLFILAGSTGLTGAAVLSAKASARAGVGLVTVGCPAAINPILEVKLTEPMTLPLPDVGRRGCLAKRGLGEIRKKIAESDAVVIGPGIGRHFETRELVQRLVGHLDKPAIIDADGLNAFEKDRTPLTEAHGPLVLTPHPGEFRRLIDSDPADNLYDLYEQVREYARRYEAVIVLKGSPTIIVHPDGRLFLNPTGNDGMATGGSGDVLTGIIGSFLAQGMDPFDAAIAGVYIHGLAGDLAAEEFGRRSLIAGDLIDYMPDAFRLVQSFCE from the coding sequence ATGAAACTGGTGACGGCGGACATGATGCGGGCGGTCGATCGGGAAGCGATCGAGAAGCGCGGGATTCCGGGGCCGGAATTGATGGAGAATGCCGGGCGCGGGATTGCCGAGCGGATTCGGGATATGATTCTCGATCAGCCCAAAGGCAAGAGAATCGCGGTTTTCTGCGGTAAGGGTAACAACGGCGGTGATGGTTTCGTGGTGGGTCGGTACCTGCATCAGTACGGCGCCGCGGTAGAAATATTTTATCCGGCCCCGCCCGAGCAATTTTCAGCGGAGGCGCAGTTGAATTATGATCGAGCGCGGGAACTCAATATCAAAATGCGCGGAATAGAATCGACCGGGCAACTGCCTGAAACCCTGGCCGTCGATTTTATTGTGGATGCCGTTTTCGGGACCGGGTTTTCCGGGGCGCCGCGGGGACTGCCGGCCGATTTTATCGAATATATCAACGTTCAGAAAATCCCGGTGATTGCGGTCGATTGCCCATCGGGATTAAATGTCGATACCGGACATCACGAGGGAGCGGCAGTCCAGGCGCGGTACACCTTCACCCTGGCCCTGCCCAAGGTTGGATTGTACTATTCTCCCGGACGGGAATTATCGGGATATGTCGAGGTGGTCCCGATCGGGATCCCCGATGATGTAATTGAATTATTTCATATCCGGGAAAACCTGATTACTTTCGAAATAGTCTATTCTCTTCTGCCTCGAAGAAAACCGGACGGGCACAAGGGGGATTTCGGGAAGCTCTTCATCCTGGCCGGTTCGACCGGGCTGACCGGTGCGGCGGTACTTTCGGCCAAAGCCTCAGCCCGGGCCGGGGTAGGACTGGTGACGGTCGGCTGTCCGGCTGCCATAAACCCGATTCTGGAAGTCAAACTGACCGAACCGATGACCCTGCCGTTGCCCGATGTGGGCCGCCGGGGTTGTCTGGCCAAACGCGGCTTGGGTGAGATCAGAAAGAAAATAGCGGAATCCGATGCGGTGGTGATCGGTCCGGGAATCGGACGGCATTTTGAAACCAGGGAACTGGTACAACGACTGGTGGGCCATCTGGACAAACCGGCGATCATTGATGCCGATGGTCTTAATGCTTTCGAGAAGGATCGCACTCCGCTGACTGAGGCGCATGGACCGCTGGTGCTGACGCCGCATCCGGGGGAATTCCGGCGGTTGATCGACAGTGACCCGGCCGATAACCTGTACGATCTTTATGAGCAGGTGCGGGAGTATGCCCGGCGGTATGAGGCCGTGATCGTACTTAAAGGTTCACCGACAATTATTGTGCACCCGGACGGCCGCCTGTTTTTGAACCCGACCGGTAATGACGGGATGGCTACCGGAGGATCGGGCGATGTCCTGACCGGGATAATCGGTTCCTTCCTGGCACAGGGGATGGATCCTTTCGATGCGGCTATTGCGGGAGTTTATATTCATGGTCTGGCGGGTGATCTGGCGGCGGAGGAATTCGGCCGGAGATCTCTGATTGCCGGGGATTTGATCGATTACATGCCCGATGCTTTTCGGCTGGTTCAATCTTTCTGCGAGTAG
- a CDS encoding prolyl oligopeptidase family serine peptidase, with translation MDIDGIIRRREKVELNRAGQAAVRRLYDFDLLDRTIVESITYLSDGLHVNGYIARPIADGKYPVLVWNRGGSEDKGALDDLTAHLILASTARWGYIVLATQYRGNMGSEGDDEWGGDDLHDIHNIIKAAENIPECDTDRMAIEGASRGGMNTYRMLLEDDRFKCAIVHAGITDVPALMTARPDFARYIDRHYVGLSEEKKQEELEKLSAVHFAGNLPRHIPLLIMHGTADTVVPVEQSRALAAQLKKYNLPHKFVILEGGTHVALKDGSYREIDTHRREWLARYLA, from the coding sequence ATGGATATTGACGGCATTATCAGAAGGCGTGAAAAAGTCGAATTAAACCGAGCCGGTCAGGCTGCTGTTCGCCGGCTTTATGATTTTGATCTGCTTGACCGGACAATTGTCGAGAGTATCACCTATCTCTCCGACGGTCTTCATGTTAACGGTTATATTGCCCGACCGATAGCCGATGGGAAATACCCGGTACTGGTCTGGAACCGGGGCGGCTCCGAAGACAAAGGAGCGCTCGATGACCTTACCGCCCACCTGATTCTGGCTTCCACTGCCCGCTGGGGCTATATCGTTCTGGCAACCCAGTACCGCGGGAATATGGGATCGGAGGGCGACGACGAGTGGGGCGGCGACGATCTTCACGATATCCATAATATTATCAAAGCCGCAGAAAATATCCCCGAATGCGATACCGATCGGATGGCTATCGAGGGTGCCAGCCGGGGAGGCATGAACACCTACCGGATGCTTCTCGAGGATGACCGCTTCAAATGCGCCATTGTCCATGCCGGGATTACCGATGTCCCGGCCCTGATGACAGCCAGACCGGATTTTGCCCGGTATATCGACCGTCATTATGTCGGTCTTTCCGAAGAAAAAAAACAGGAAGAACTGGAAAAGCTGTCGGCCGTCCATTTCGCCGGTAATTTGCCCCGGCATATCCCCCTGTTAATCATGCACGGCACCGCCGACACGGTTGTCCCCGTTGAGCAATCCCGGGCGTTGGCGGCCCAATTGAAAAAATATAACCTTCCTCATAAATTTGTTATCCTCGAGGGCGGCACCCATGTGGCCCTCAAAGATGGCAGTTACCGTGAAATCGATACCCACCGCAGGGAGTGGCTGGCCAGATATCTGGCCTGA